Proteins encoded in a region of the Zea mays cultivar B73 chromosome 4, Zm-B73-REFERENCE-NAM-5.0, whole genome shotgun sequence genome:
- the LOC100382573 gene encoding NAC family member, whose translation MVEPSVKSSEHGGGGIDLLFLPPGFRFHPTDEEVITSYLLQKLLNPSFAPHAIGEVDLNKCEPWDLPSKAKMGEEDSKEWYFFCRKGMKYPTGTRANRATKEGYWKATGKDREIFFKPAAGHDDVDRREQLVGMKKTLVFYTGRAPRGTKTNWVMHEFRLIEGKGKYSRHRTTNDDLLLRFNPKDEWVVCKVHHKGGRHDASAAKKGGGGGGGEEQQYSSAAGTPNVSSVEAGGGGDDDEFLLDSVLLDYSSSCHFNSSGPTACTSSSRSRSMPPPRRHAPPADQQQAIMVGGSYYYTSLHHHHQEMVAPTRFAAAAGLPSACASAAGAGAAQRSSQQHGVLQQQRLPAGNYNYYDDGGNYYAAGYRTSQY comes from the exons ATGGTGGAGCCTAGTGTGAAATCTTCAGAGCATGGTGGAGGAGGAATCGACCTGCTGTTCCTGCCTCCTGGCTTCAGGTTCCATCCCACCGACGAGGAGGTCATCACCAGCTACCTCCTGCAGAAGCTCCTCAACCCTAGCTTCGCGCCGCACGCCATCGGGGAGGTGGACCTCAACAAGTGCGAACCATGGGATCTCCCAA GCAAGGCGAAGATGGGGGAGGAGGATTCCAAGGAGTGGTACTTCTTCTGCCGCAAGGGCATGAAATACCCGACGGGCACGCGGGCGAACCGCGCCACCAAGGAGGGATACTGGAAGGCCACGGGCAAGGACAGGGAGATCTTCTTCAAGCCAGCAGCTGGGCACGACGACGTCGACCGCCGTGAGCAGCTGGTGGGGATGAAGAAGACGCTGGTGTTCTACACGGGCAGGGCTCCAAGGGGCACCAAGACCAACTGGGTGATGCACGAGTTCCGCCTCATCGAGGGCAAGGGCAAGTACTCCAGGCACCGCACCACCAACGACGACCTACTACTACGCTTCAACCCCAAG GATGAATGGGTCGTGTGCAAGGTGCACCACAAAGGGGGCCGACATGATGCCAGCGCCGCCAAGAagggcggcggaggaggaggaggagaggaGCAGCAATACTCGTCCGCCGCCGGAACGCCCAACGTCAGCTCCGTcgaggccggcggcggcggcgacgacgacgagttCCTCCTTGACTCCGTGCTGCTGGATTACTCCAGCAGCTGCCACTTCAACTCCTCCGGTCCCACCGCTTGCACCTCAtccagcaggagcaggagcatgcCGCCGCCCCGTCGTCACGCGCCGCCGGCAGACCAGCAGCAAGCAATAATGGTGGGAGGGAGCTACTACTACACTAgcttgcaccaccaccaccaggaaATGGTCGCACCCACGAGGTTCGCCGCCGCCGCTGGTTTGCCGAGTGCGTGTGCGTCGGCGGCGGGCGCCGGAGCTGCGCAGCGTAGTTCCCAGCAGCATGGTGTGCTGCAGCAGCAGAGGCTTCCCGCCGGGAACTACAACTACTACGACGACGGGGGAAACTACTACGCTGCAGGTTACCGTACAAGCCAGTACTGA
- the LOC100276760 gene encoding uncharacterized protein isoform X1 — MAAAWEVLAVLLVAAQVASAAQVTAPAFLWAPKNYGFSSDDAKEVVHYQTISPKSLAKSVLEEGGWSNFMCSREDTQNNVDVAIVFIGSKLQSSDISKDKQVDPALADTLKLSFTRSEFSMAFPYVSTTVDERLEDSLLSSFAENCNNGFGRNRITYTDTCTGQDLKKYHNMDAINDLVVSGVASRRANHPSGQTDVIVFCSGGFENPGTAKSEGELLSQLVDSLDLSGAKYTVLYASQPSGLLESPSGLPLGRHLAEKKTNGTKAVQGEKCDGECLVKSSLLEGTFVGIVLLIILISGLMCMMGIDTPSRFEAPQES; from the exons ATGGCGGCGGCATGGGAGGTGCTGGCTGTGTTGCTCGTCGCGGCGCAGGTGGCGTCAGCGGCGCAGGTCACGGCGCCAGCGTTCCTGTGGGCGCCCAAAAACTACGG ATTCAGCTCTGATGATGCTAAGGAGGTAGTCCATTACCAAACAATCTCACCAAAGAGCTTAGCTAAATCTGTTCTCGAGGAAGGTGGCTGGTCAAACTTCATG TGCTCAAGGGAGGATACTCAGAATAATGTTGATGTTGCCATTGTTTTTATTGGCTCAAAG CTGCAATCGTCAGACATATCTAAAGATAAGCAAGTTGATCCAGCTTTAGCAGACACACTGAAG CTCTCCTTCACACGCTCAGAGTTTTCCATGGCATTCCCCTACGTTTCCACGACAGTCGACGAGAGACTAGAGGACTCGTTGCTATCCAGCTTTGCCGAGAACTGCAACAATGGTTTCGGAAGAAACCGCATCACCTACACAGACACGTGTACCGGTCAAGATCTGAAGAAATACCACAACATGGATGCCATCAAT GACCTGGTAGTGTCAGGGGTAGCGTCAAGGAGAGCCAACCACCCAAGTGGACAGACCGATGTAATCGTCTTCTGTAGCGGCGGGTTCGAGAATCCAGGCACTGCGAAATCAGAAG GAGAGCTGCTTTCCCAGCTTGTGGACTCGCTGGACTTGTCGGGAGCCAAATACACGGTCCTCTATGCGTCCCAACCGTCTGGTTTGCTGGAGAGCCCTTCCGGCCTGCCGCTGGGTAGGCATCTCGCGGAGAAGAAGACTAACGGCACGAAAGCTGTCCAGGGCGAAAAATGCGATGGCGAGTGCCTCGTCAAGTCGAGTCTCCTCGAAGGAACTTTCGTT GGGATAGTGCTTCTCATCATCCTGATATCAGGACTCATGTGCATGATGGGCATCGATACTCCCTCGAGGTTTGAAGCTCCCCAGGAGTCTTGA
- the LOC100194079 gene encoding uncharacterized protein LOC100194079, translated as MEEDWKRREGLRELHAGSLDAPDGAPLFSARQFGCEREGAMDVPAVADPGTERGEGALIQCPYCDSEAMHKLAQILLPGLAAVCVDGTTGDPFRSPSAVAVDLRKEMVDYITQRSDSFIADALIESEANQDAPGAEVPDDPFETVSVFMDDFASTKRNIIGHVSGWLLTDSRDDKIDDFVQEMEATKFWPLERREAVAELLLKNVDLKTRFHCPEKYENEERLEDHKAQCSFRPVACANDGCRAKVSVRCVKDHDAACVYKLLQCEQGCDKRLLRRDMDRHCVTVCPMRPMKCPFGCDSSFPDRDLERHCAEFLQPHLLMVLKAIHKKGRSEQDLKDLAQKLEKFDGDGKLAKALDARPLTNVVKDLEAKMKGGQSS; from the exons ATGGAGGAAGACTGGAAGAGAAGAGAGGGACTGAGGGAGCTGCATGCGGGCTCTCTTGATGCACCAGATGGTGCGCCGCTATTCAGTGCTAGACAGTTTGGTTGTGAGAGAGAG GGCGCGATGGACGTCCCGGCCGTGGCGGACCCTGGAACGGAGCGAGGCGAAGGCGCGCTGATCCAGTGCCCGTACTGCGACTCGGAGGCGATGCACAAGCTGGCGCAGATCCTCCTCCCGGGCCTCGCCGCCGTCTGCGTGGACGGCACCACGGGGGACCCGTTCCGCAGCCCGTCCGCGGTGGCCGTGGACCTCCGCAAGGAGATGGTGGACTACATCACGCAGCGGAGCGACAGCTTCATCGCGGACGCGCTGATCGAGTCGGAGGCGAACCAGGACGCGCCCGGGGCCGAGGTGCCCGACGACCCCTTCGAGACCGTGTCCGTCTTCATGGACGACTTCGCCAGCACCAAGCGCAACATCATCGGCCACGTCTCAGGGTGGCTGCTCACCGACAGCCGCGACGACAAGATCGACGACTTCGTGCAGGAGATGGAGGCCACCAAGTTCTGGCCGCTGGAGCGCCGGGAGGCCGTCGCCGAGCTCCTGCTCAAGAACGTCGACCTCAAGACCAGGTTCCACTGCCCCGAGAAGTACGAGAACGAGGAGCGCCTCGAGGACCACAAGGCGCAGTGCAGCTTCCGCCCCGTCGCCTGCGCCAACGACGGCTGCCGCGCCAAGGTCTCCGTCCGCTGCGTCAAGGACCACGACGCCGCCTGCGTGTACAAGCTGCTCCAGTGCGAGCAGGGCTGCGACAAGCGCCTGCTCAGGCGCGACATGGACCGCCACTGCGTCACCGTCTGCCCCATGAGGCCCATGAAGTGCCCCTTCGGCTGTGATTCCTCATTCCCTGACCGTGACCTCGAGAGGCACTGCGCCGAGTTCCTTCAGCCGCATCTGCTCATGGTCCTTAAGGCCATCCATAAGAAAGGCCGGTCGGAACAAGACCTCAAGGACCTTGCTCAAAAGCtggaaaag TTTGATGGAGATGGTAAACTGGCTAAGGCTCTAGATGCAAGACCTCTTACTAATGTTGTCAAGGACCTCGAAGCCAAGATGAAAGGTGGACAGTCAAGTTAA